From a single Miscanthus floridulus cultivar M001 chromosome 8, ASM1932011v1, whole genome shotgun sequence genomic region:
- the LOC136472937 gene encoding transcription factor RF2a-like, whose product MNMDKTPIAGGGGGDAGGGGAGNGPETQSSSDAVAPSPTPHTECDISSMPDSPLRKPGHRRALSEIIGLPDDLDLGAPGGGDAPALLDENEEELFSMFLDVDKLNSRCGASESESSCAMAGGRGEATEASAAGQGQRHHHRHSMDASSSINAEHLFGTTAMEGVSPAEVKKAMSAAKLAELALIDPKKAKRIINNRQSAARSKERKMRYIAELERKVQFMQREATALATQLALLQRDTAGLTVENSELKIRLQSTEQQVHLQDALNEALKSELQRLKVATGQMGNQMMMNFAGPPHAFGGGNQQVFHHPSQAMPPFLAMQQQHPNQQLHPLQTQQLQQAALSLNMKGPAAAPPGQWQWGGDAWSESSSS is encoded by the exons ATGAACATGGATAAGACACCGATCGCAGGCGGCGGGGGCGGCGAtgcaggaggcggcggcgccggcaATGGCCCGGAGACGCAATCCTCGTCCGACGCGGTGGCGCCTTCGCCGACTCCTCACACGGAGTGCGACATCAGCAGCATGCCTGACTCTCCCCTGCGCAAGCCCGGCCACCGGCGCGCGCTCTCAGAGATCATCGGCCTCCCCGACGACCTGGACCTCGGCGcccccggcggcggcgacgcgccCGCGCTGTTGGACGAGAACGAGGAGGAGCTCTTCTCCATGTTCCTCGACGTGGATAAGCTGAATTCGCGGTGCGGGGCGTCGGAGTCGGAGTCAtcgtgcgccatggccggcggtcgGGGAGAGGCAACGGAGGCGTCTGCGGCAGGGCAGGGGCAGAGGCATCATCACAGGCACTCGATGGACGCCTCGAGCTCCATCAACGCAGAGCATCTGTTCGGGACAACGGCGATGGAGGGGGTGTCGCCGGCAGAGGTGAAAAAGGCAATGTCCGCCGCAAAGCTTGCCGAGCTAGCGCTCATCGATCCAAAGAAGGCAAAAAG GATTATAAATAATAGACAGTCAGCAGCAAGATCAAAAGAAAGGAAGATGAGGTACATTGCTGAACTTGAGCGGAAGGTGCAGTTCATGCAGAGAGAAGCCACAGCATTGGCAACCCAGCTGGCATTGCTACAG AGAGACACAGCTGGGCTGACAGTCGAGAACAGCGAACTGAAGATACGTCTGCAGAGCACAGAGCAACAAGTCCACCTACAAGATG ctctgaacgaggccctgaAATCGGAGCTGCAGCGGCTGAAGGTGGCAACAGGGCAGATGGGCAACCAGATGATGATGAACTTCGCCGGACCGCCGCACGCGTTCGGTGGTGGGAATCAGCAGGTGTTCCACCACCCCAGCCAAGCAATGCCGCCGTTCCTGGCGATGCAGCAGCAGCACCCGAACCAGCAGTTGCACCCTCTGCAGacgcagcagctgcagcaggcggCGCTCAGCCTGAACATGAAAGGGCCAGCGGCGGCTCCTCCCGGCCAGTGGCAATGGGGTGGTGATGCGTGGTCggagagcagcagcagctga